The sequence below is a genomic window from Acidobacteriota bacterium.
AAAGAAGGTGTCGGCGTCTACTTCTGCATGAACCTGGGTCAGGTAAACCCGATCGGCTGCGTCGAGCGTTTGAGCGTAGATCTGGGCGCCGCCGATAACGAAGACTTCGGTTTCTTTGCGCTCGCGCGCCATTGCGATTGCGTCTTGAACTGAGCCGGCGACAAGGCATCCTTCGGGTTTGAAGCTTGCGTTGCTAGTAACGACGATGGTCTGTCTTCCGGGAAGCGGCTTGCCGATGGATTCGAAAGTCTTGCGCCCCACGATCATATGGTGACCCATGGTCAGCGCGCGAAACTTCTTCAAGTCCGCGGAAAGATGCCACGGCAACTTGCCGGCCTTGCCAATCCCCCGCTTCTCATCCATCGCTACAATGAGAGAAATGATCACACCGCCACCTCGGCTTTGATATGCGGATGAGCCCGGTAGCCCTCGAGCTCAAAGTCGTCATAGTCAAACTCGAATATCGAATGAACCGCCGCGTTGATTTTCATCCGCGGCAGCGTGAGCGGCTCGCGCGCGAGCTGAAGCCGCGCCTGCTCGAGATGATTAGAGTAGAGGTGCGCGTCTCCGAGCGTGAGAATGAAATCGCCCGGCTCCAGCTCGCACGCTCGAGCAACCATCAACGTGAGCAGCGCATAAGAAGCGATGTTGAAAGGAAGCCCAAGGAAAATATCGGCCGATCGCTGATAGAGCTGACACGACAGCTTTCCGCCGGCCACATAGAACTGAAAGAGAAGGTGACACGGCGGCAATGCCATTTTCGGAATCTCACCCACGTTCCAGGCGCTGACGATCAATCGGCGAGAGTTGGGATTGGTTTTGATCTGATCGATCACCTGGCTGATCTGATCGATCGAGCGCGCATCCGCACTCTTCCACGATCTCCACTGCGCTCCGTAGACCGGACCGAGTTCGCCGTTCTCATCGGCCCATTCGTTCCAGATGTTCACACCATGTTCTTGAAGGTATCTGACGTTGGTCTCGCCCCG
It includes:
- a CDS encoding dihydrofolate reductase, with the translated sequence MIISLIVAMDEKRGIGKAGKLPWHLSADLKKFRALTMGHHMIVGRKTFESIGKPLPGRQTIVVTSNASFKPEGCLVAGSVQDAIAMARERKETEVFVIGGAQIYAQTLDAADRVYLTQVHAEVDADTFFPELDNEGWIETQQTHHPADETNQYAFTFKLLERVSGRRDGR
- a CDS encoding thymidylate synthase; translated protein: MKQYLDLMRHVLENGANREDRTGTGTASVFGYQMRFNLAEGFPLLTTKKLHVKSIIYELLWFLRGETNVRYLQEHGVNIWNEWADENGELGPVYGAQWRSWKSADARSIDQISQVIDQIKTNPNSRRLIVSAWNVGEIPKMALPPCHLLFQFYVAGGKLSCQLYQRSADIFLGLPFNIASYALLTLMVARACELEPGDFILTLGDAHLYSNHLEQARLQLAREPLTLPRMKINAAVHSIFEFDYDDFELEGYRAHPHIKAEVAV